Proteins encoded in a region of the Pseudothermotoga elfii DSM 9442 = NBRC 107921 genome:
- a CDS encoding tagaturonate epimerase family protein translates to MAENIVEKFEKLFKGKYKIYYSSIRKLEKSFFFMIRDQRQKYLISIAKKGICEKFEGKKIGRINDLDILMCPTNDYNCKVIRTLFNINPSVCKKNTSFGFGDRLGLATPAHTTLINKYDVFPVLAQQSVRELSRTHRNFKDVLDSAIWGIFESGYEGEFGADADHVKDINDLMQAAYEGYSMYTVDPSDHVKNIDKINQGELVEFYKSHPLRKEIEMIYSGKVFSFEKSKFTMEDKELFRIFVTYVDAIEHVVKCYEAIKNTKKNFDFEVSIDETSIPTSPLAHIFIVHELRRRGVDFQTLALRFVGQWQKAIDYIGDLSVLESELSMHCEIVKSLSGYRLSLHSGSDKFSVYRIFTHYCDGKLHVKTAGTSYLEAIRTVAEASPSLYRNIHKYALTCFEKDNTSYHVTADINKIPDVDNVEDSKVVNLLDIPEVRQLIHITYGSVLTEKINGKYLFRDEIYRILHENEFLHYKHIRDHLGKHLELLKN, encoded by the coding sequence ATGGCTGAGAATATTGTTGAAAAGTTCGAAAAGTTATTCAAAGGCAAATACAAAATCTATTACAGTTCTATCCGAAAATTAGAAAAATCGTTTTTTTTCATGATAAGGGATCAAAGGCAAAAATATTTGATTTCAATAGCCAAAAAGGGAATATGTGAAAAATTTGAGGGTAAAAAGATAGGCAGGATCAACGACTTAGATATCCTGATGTGCCCAACGAACGATTATAACTGTAAGGTAATAAGGACTTTATTCAATATAAACCCATCTGTTTGCAAGAAAAACACATCTTTTGGATTTGGTGATAGGTTAGGACTGGCTACACCGGCGCATACTACTCTGATCAATAAATATGATGTTTTTCCAGTGCTGGCACAGCAATCTGTGAGAGAACTTTCGAGAACACACAGGAATTTCAAAGATGTATTGGACAGCGCAATCTGGGGAATATTTGAAAGCGGTTATGAAGGAGAATTTGGTGCCGATGCTGATCATGTAAAAGACATTAACGATTTGATGCAAGCAGCATACGAAGGTTATAGCATGTACACTGTAGATCCATCTGATCACGTTAAAAACATAGATAAAATTAATCAAGGAGAGCTCGTTGAATTCTATAAATCCCACCCTCTCAGGAAAGAAATTGAGATGATTTACTCAGGAAAAGTTTTCTCATTCGAAAAAAGCAAATTCACGATGGAAGATAAAGAGCTTTTCCGGATATTTGTAACATATGTAGATGCCATAGAGCACGTAGTAAAGTGCTATGAAGCCATCAAAAACACCAAGAAAAACTTTGATTTTGAGGTTTCAATCGATGAAACATCTATTCCCACTTCTCCATTAGCACATATTTTCATAGTACATGAACTCAGAAGAAGGGGGGTAGATTTTCAAACCCTTGCTTTGAGATTCGTAGGGCAGTGGCAGAAAGCAATTGATTACATTGGAGATTTGTCGGTTCTCGAATCGGAGCTTTCCATGCACTGTGAGATTGTAAAGTCACTTTCGGGGTACCGGTTATCACTACACTCTGGAAGTGATAAATTCAGTGTTTATAGAATTTTTACACATTACTGCGACGGAAAATTGCACGTGAAAACTGCTGGAACAAGTTATCTGGAAGCCATCAGGACTGTCGCGGAAGCTTCACCATCTTTGTATAGAAATATACACAAATACGCACTCACTTGCTTTGAAAAAGATAACACTTCTTACCATGTAACAGCCGATATCAACAAAATACCTGATGTTGACAATGTTGAAGATAGCAAAGTTGTTAATCTGCTGGACATACCAGAAGTACGGCAATTGATACATATAACGTATGGCTCAGTTCTGACAGAAAAAATAAATGGAAAATATCTGTTCAGAGATGAAATCTATAGAATTCTTCATGAAAATGAATTTCTGCACTACAAACACATAAGAGATCATCTGGGGAAACATCTTGAATTATTGAAAAATTAG
- a CDS encoding DeoR/GlpR family DNA-binding transcription regulator produces the protein MFTEERRSFIIDFLRKKGKVTVSELTKQLKVSSVTIRKDLDFLEANGILVRTHGGAILPDHSRSEWNFLKKIHQRENEKKRIAKKIISLIEDGDTVILDSSSTNYYATFELRKADLSMVTIVTNNVFIAGKLIELGIEVLVLGGVVRENSLSLVGPWAVRFLEEINVDKAFLGTTGFSVEKGFMTPSVVEADVKKAMIRSASKVYIVTDSTKFARNAFASFALPEDIDGIITDEEIPREYEVFLLEKGIKVYKV, from the coding sequence TTGTTTACAGAGGAAAGAAGAAGTTTTATTATCGATTTTTTACGAAAGAAAGGAAAAGTAACTGTAAGTGAACTGACAAAACAGTTAAAGGTCAGCAGTGTGACTATTAGAAAAGACCTTGATTTTCTCGAAGCTAACGGAATACTGGTGCGAACTCACGGAGGAGCTATATTACCCGATCACTCTCGATCAGAATGGAATTTTTTGAAGAAAATACATCAGAGAGAAAATGAAAAAAAGCGTATAGCAAAAAAGATAATATCTTTGATAGAAGACGGTGATACGGTCATTCTTGATAGCAGCAGTACTAATTATTACGCAACATTCGAGTTGAGAAAAGCAGATTTGTCAATGGTTACAATAGTCACAAATAATGTATTTATCGCGGGAAAATTAATAGAACTTGGGATAGAGGTCCTTGTACTTGGTGGAGTTGTCAGGGAAAATAGCCTGTCATTAGTGGGACCGTGGGCTGTTAGATTTCTCGAGGAAATAAACGTCGATAAAGCATTCTTGGGTACCACAGGTTTTTCCGTGGAGAAAGGTTTTATGACACCAAGCGTGGTCGAAGCAGATGTGAAAAAAGCAATGATTCGCAGCGCCTCGAAGGTCTATATAGTAACTGACTCCACAAAATTTGCCCGCAATGCTTTCGCTTCTTTCGCCTTACCGGAGGACATAGATGGGATCATAACCGATGAGGAAATTCCAAGAGAATACGAAGTTTTTCTTCTGGAAAAAGGCATAAAAGTGTATAAAGTGTGA
- the arcC gene encoding carbamate kinase, with product MKKTAVLAIGGNAVNKPGERPTAENMLKALNEAMGYLSDMLEEYDIVITHGNGPQVGNILIQQEMAKDVIPPFPLDVNDAQTQGSLGYMIVQSLRNQLQKKDIKKRIAAVVTQIIVDKNDKAFQNPSKPIGPFYTKEEAEKLSRLKGWIMKEDAGRGYRRVVPSPKPLDIVEKDVIKMLLENDVIVVAAGGGGVPVIEKDGFLHGVEAVIDKDRASSLLAIEINADLFVILTGVEKVSLNYKKPDQIDLDTLSVKDAKTYLEQGQFPSGSMGPKIESAIEFVEATGRECIISDISKLKQALNGLTGTRIKA from the coding sequence ATGAAAAAAACAGCTGTTCTTGCCATTGGTGGTAATGCAGTTAATAAACCTGGGGAGAGACCTACTGCTGAAAATATGCTCAAAGCTCTCAATGAAGCTATGGGATATTTGAGTGATATGCTTGAAGAGTACGATATAGTTATCACTCATGGAAACGGCCCACAGGTTGGGAATATATTGATTCAGCAGGAAATGGCAAAAGATGTGATACCTCCTTTTCCACTGGATGTAAATGACGCCCAAACACAGGGTAGTCTTGGATACATGATAGTTCAATCTTTGAGAAATCAACTACAAAAAAAAGATATAAAAAAGCGAATCGCTGCGGTTGTTACACAGATAATCGTTGACAAAAACGATAAGGCTTTTCAAAATCCATCAAAACCGATCGGTCCATTTTATACAAAAGAAGAAGCTGAGAAATTGTCAAGATTAAAAGGGTGGATAATGAAAGAGGATGCAGGGAGAGGTTATAGAAGAGTGGTTCCATCACCAAAACCGCTTGATATTGTTGAAAAAGACGTGATTAAAATGTTGCTTGAAAATGACGTAATAGTCGTAGCCGCTGGTGGCGGTGGCGTACCTGTGATAGAAAAAGATGGCTTTTTGCACGGTGTGGAGGCTGTTATAGATAAAGATAGAGCAAGTTCACTTCTTGCAATAGAAATAAATGCTGATCTGTTCGTGATATTAACCGGCGTTGAAAAGGTGTCTTTGAATTATAAAAAACCAGATCAGATAGATCTTGATACACTTTCTGTGAAAGATGCAAAGACATATCTTGAACAAGGGCAGTTTCCATCTGGAAGCATGGGACCAAAGATAGAATCAGCAATAGAATTTGTCGAAGCAACAGGGAGAGAATGTATAATAAGCGATATCTCAAAACTGAAACAGGCGCTGAATGGTTTAACAGGGACACGCATAAAAGCATAG
- the rpsR gene encoding 30S ribosomal protein S18 — MAQQQKKRRKRKVKKCKLCEMKVEYVDYKDLRLLNEFLTDKAKIIPKRVTGNCAKHQRMIKIAIKRARHMALLPFIKL; from the coding sequence ATGGCACAGCAACAGAAGAAAAGGAGAAAAAGAAAGGTAAAAAAATGTAAGTTATGCGAAATGAAAGTTGAGTATGTAGATTACAAAGATCTACGCTTATTAAATGAATTTCTCACAGATAAAGCAAAGATAATACCAAAGCGCGTTACAGGAAACTGCGCAAAGCACCAGAGAATGATTAAAATTGCCATCAAAAGAGCAAGGCATATGGCATTGCTGCCATTTATAAAGCTTTGA
- a CDS encoding single-stranded DNA-binding protein: MPYFNKVILVGRITRDPEIRFTTSGKGVASFSLAVDRPTRANASSDQQTTDFIRIVAFNKLADFAKLYLKKGLLILVEGELRLQRWQARDGTNRTTAEIWARDIRFLEKKTTESESDSFVREEPVEEEIPDESEIEEHDPDEPPF, translated from the coding sequence ATGCCTTATTTCAACAAAGTTATCCTCGTTGGCAGGATAACGCGAGATCCAGAAATTCGGTTCACTACCTCCGGTAAAGGCGTTGCATCGTTTTCTCTTGCTGTGGATAGGCCAACAAGGGCCAATGCATCAAGTGACCAGCAAACGACTGATTTCATAAGAATCGTTGCTTTTAACAAACTGGCTGATTTTGCAAAACTTTATCTAAAGAAAGGATTGCTCATCCTCGTAGAAGGCGAATTGAGGCTCCAGAGATGGCAAGCGCGGGATGGCACTAACAGAACAACCGCAGAAATATGGGCGAGAGACATAAGGTTTCTGGAGAAAAAAACAACTGAAAGTGAATCAGATTCTTTCGTAAGAGAAGAACCAGTAGAAGAAGAAATTCCCGATGAAAGTGAGATTGAAGAACATGATCCAGATGAACCACCATTTTAA
- the rpsF gene encoding 30S ribosomal protein S6: protein MERIYESMFIIDPRLNDEERETLVERIKEIISERVKGTIQTVNRWGLRKLAYPISHLTEGDYTVLLFKAPPTDLNKLEEFFRVTPQILRWQTFRREDLEKKSKKEEIPAEENKE from the coding sequence ATGGAAAGAATCTATGAAAGCATGTTCATCATTGATCCGCGCCTGAATGACGAAGAAAGAGAAACGCTTGTTGAGAGAATTAAGGAAATTATCTCCGAGCGCGTGAAAGGAACTATTCAAACTGTCAACCGCTGGGGATTGAGAAAGCTTGCATACCCAATCTCGCACTTGACAGAAGGAGATTACACTGTTTTGCTTTTCAAGGCACCACCCACAGATTTAAACAAACTTGAAGAATTCTTCAGAGTAACACCTCAAATTTTGCGCTGGCAGACTTTCAGAAGAGAAGATCTTGAGAAAAAATCGAAAAAAGAAGAAATACCAGCCGAAGAAAATAAGGAATGA
- a CDS encoding alpha/beta fold hydrolase, giving the protein MNILWFSIIVFLFFAPFFYFYEDGQFSHRELAYPDSQFAKIDGLEIHYRKYGQSDRYMILLHGFGSSTYTWEKITRKLSEHFTLISYDRPGFGLTERRFDLKHNPYTNEYQIELLKKFMDHFDIKKAILVGNSAGGFVALNFTLIYPEKIEALVLVDAAVFNKDWTNDSIRFLMNIPQVNHVGPDVVGKLMLKSFEETLDNSYFDPSKITEQDKEAYKKPAKIFGWKKALWELAKSTQYKDITGDLEKIQVPVIVIHGKQDKLIPLKSSEELAKALKNATLCVIDNCGHLPQEECPDEFVECLLNNFSM; this is encoded by the coding sequence TTGAATATATTATGGTTTTCTATAATTGTTTTTCTTTTCTTTGCGCCGTTTTTCTATTTTTACGAAGATGGTCAGTTCAGTCACAGGGAACTGGCATATCCAGATAGTCAGTTTGCGAAAATAGATGGCCTTGAGATTCATTACAGGAAATATGGACAAAGTGACAGATATATGATTCTTCTACATGGATTTGGTTCAAGCACTTACACATGGGAAAAGATTACCAGAAAACTTTCTGAGCATTTTACGTTGATTTCATACGATAGACCCGGTTTTGGCCTCACAGAAAGACGGTTTGATCTGAAACACAATCCATATACAAATGAATATCAAATAGAGCTGCTCAAAAAATTTATGGATCATTTTGACATTAAAAAGGCTATTTTGGTGGGAAATTCAGCTGGTGGTTTTGTCGCATTGAATTTTACTCTAATTTATCCTGAAAAAATTGAAGCACTTGTTCTGGTAGATGCTGCTGTTTTCAACAAAGATTGGACGAATGATTCTATCAGATTTTTGATGAACATCCCTCAGGTAAATCATGTTGGGCCAGATGTTGTTGGAAAATTAATGTTGAAATCTTTTGAAGAAACGCTCGATAATTCTTATTTTGATCCATCAAAGATTACAGAACAAGATAAAGAAGCATATAAAAAGCCAGCAAAGATCTTCGGTTGGAAAAAGGCACTATGGGAACTTGCAAAATCCACACAGTACAAAGATATAACTGGAGATCTTGAAAAAATCCAGGTTCCTGTAATTGTAATACACGGTAAACAGGATAAATTGATACCACTGAAAAGTAGTGAAGAACTTGCAAAGGCGTTGAAAAATGCCACTTTATGTGTTATAGACAACTGCGGGCATTTACCACAAGAAGAGTGCCCCGATGAGTTTGTTGAATGCTTATTGAATAATTTTTCAATGTGA
- a CDS encoding Ig-like domain-containing protein: MMKKIILLLVASIFIASCAMLDKIPPTLEVSVSKLTNFAGEDIVLNVVASDQSGIDRIEIYANDKKIHTATQSGEISFPAPYGSFTLKVVVFDRAGNHSSKVVGSFKTKDMKEPVVSLEYSPKGPKPGEMVVVHVSAEDSESGVRIVGLRINKKEVDLVEGKYSFQAQAGSYQLEAYAKDNEGNESVAKTTINVSVVGDSSGPEIEFLNLPVKVAPGTNANITILAKDESGISKITFNDGQEIMYIPTNPATEILWNLTRNVGSNDPYSFTVTAYDSRNNYTVLPASIKVGTNLPPSISIQVDNPTPKEGDVVRIEISASDDSRVNQVVLYIDNVSIRTFTQEPYIHEWIAIKGIHKIKAVAMDDSGGSTESVYTINVGVIDTEAPVIYFTPPYGVPINEAYTFYVFVTDNVQVQEVTFQFTGPENKGPLKASSMGGGVFTLTETFTQKGNYEVIVVAKDSSENSSSQKGQFPVDEAYIVKAPKIKEFSYAPSILNQGETVHFKVVAQDDLGLSKCDFYVNDIKRSSTTPVVNTFEWDWIATTLGAHNVKVVVVDSEGFTAEATGTVIVVTERPIAKILQPEDGFRTPFAQNMSLSLNAQVVDTNKPSEAYFDIKGPVDEKIPVVATGDGPVYTFSARWEVQSSGEYQIDFYYKNDINLSDATSVSVNILDLGVVFEQPLPGQQHQCGYELVVRAKASVYLTEKEKFEISYASRKLELSVPDPIVTTSTYSIYQTTIPSTFFSEPGTYTLNFSGKTTAGEEGVGRTTVNVVDSQPPIITQARVNSQDIVEGGIYDVAMSSTPTVNIVASDNRQIASIQLQKKISGTYTNLSTSSSNTLICDIPLSKLDPFENYFKIIVTDLDNNQTTRNFVIFAYEQTPPKIDYFRTMQLYPPADIYDMGAQLLIQIRGSFNNNTQFKVTDDTGIKEVRIRIVDSEENGGLYEQTVKKLYEYTGTMLKEKFISNQDVPMFTPAQVGSFKVNLEAVDVFDNTTLIAQQDLVVEDLTAPIVHLDIPEGKYYGTNNDGKKIIRTVSDVKVSFLDNTEPIYKVELWITDPSGRTEKIGEKSDLATNSWTFENISLTSYSDGIARFKAVATTTSGATGEGEISVILDNKEEIAVTMQLPDTETFGNRSIYRGTIEIAAQITGTDVPHDVQKVELYVDDIKKATITSPVENGEYRYVFALNTAIYNDGTHKLALKVYDFADNESNMENVNSFKEVLFDNSAPTLLSDSGRIYTNEESITLQIEESYGVQEAYLIINGEPILPQSNFTFVHGLSQNSSAPFSLYLKDTAGNIANYSGTLYYDTLPPNNISIDFEPSPIASGTVTFNLSFSDNLSGMKALNVYENGLLIETINLSREEVSRIVEYNPPENYEGSKTIRFEIYDRANNKSEISQDVSIDTFAPRINQFTCDATFVIDTYYTNQGNVNVIWNSEDDNFLKAELTKGSAAFLETQSGTHSFGLDLGMNNINLAIYDQVGHVTNGTIAIMYDNLSPIISNVEFNGQSIHESEVATSTSGNKPLRFDVSEPYIDWERCFIYVNNSPTLPGDEWEKSDEGDNTYSVSISVNIAVDSTIQIVLKDYAGNSRKYEFSVDVQ, translated from the coding sequence ATGATGAAAAAGATTATCCTGCTTTTGGTCGCATCCATTTTCATTGCTTCATGCGCTATGCTTGATAAAATTCCTCCAACCCTGGAGGTTTCTGTTTCAAAATTGACTAACTTTGCCGGGGAAGACATTGTGTTGAACGTGGTTGCGTCGGATCAAAGTGGCATTGATAGAATTGAAATATATGCGAATGATAAAAAAATACACACCGCAACACAATCAGGAGAAATCTCTTTTCCTGCTCCATATGGTTCATTTACCCTGAAAGTTGTCGTTTTCGACAGGGCTGGTAACCATTCAAGCAAGGTGGTTGGATCATTCAAAACGAAAGATATGAAAGAACCTGTGGTTTCGCTGGAATATTCTCCGAAAGGACCCAAACCTGGCGAAATGGTTGTTGTGCATGTCTCGGCTGAAGATTCAGAAAGTGGTGTCAGAATCGTGGGTTTAAGAATAAACAAAAAGGAAGTTGATCTTGTTGAAGGAAAATATTCTTTTCAGGCGCAGGCAGGTAGTTATCAACTGGAAGCCTATGCTAAAGATAATGAGGGAAATGAGAGTGTTGCAAAAACAACTATAAATGTTTCTGTGGTTGGAGATTCTTCTGGACCTGAAATAGAATTTTTAAATCTTCCTGTAAAAGTTGCACCAGGTACAAATGCCAATATAACAATTCTTGCAAAAGATGAAAGCGGCATATCAAAAATCACCTTCAATGACGGTCAAGAAATAATGTACATACCAACAAATCCTGCCACAGAAATTCTCTGGAATCTAACAAGAAACGTAGGATCAAATGATCCGTACAGTTTTACTGTTACAGCGTATGATTCGAGAAACAACTACACAGTATTGCCCGCTTCAATCAAAGTTGGAACGAATTTACCACCATCTATTTCGATACAAGTTGATAATCCAACCCCAAAGGAAGGCGACGTAGTTAGAATAGAAATTAGCGCGAGTGATGATTCAAGGGTAAATCAAGTTGTGCTTTATATAGATAATGTGTCTATCAGAACTTTTACGCAAGAACCATATATACATGAATGGATCGCAATAAAGGGAATTCACAAAATAAAAGCAGTTGCAATGGATGACTCAGGCGGATCAACGGAATCTGTTTATACTATAAATGTCGGGGTGATTGATACCGAGGCACCTGTCATTTATTTTACGCCACCTTACGGGGTGCCAATAAATGAAGCCTATACTTTCTATGTATTTGTAACGGATAACGTTCAAGTACAGGAAGTGACCTTTCAATTCACCGGTCCTGAAAACAAAGGGCCTTTAAAGGCTTCTTCAATGGGTGGTGGAGTTTTTACTCTTACCGAAACATTTACACAGAAAGGAAATTACGAGGTAATTGTTGTTGCAAAAGATAGTTCCGAAAACAGCTCTTCGCAGAAAGGGCAATTTCCTGTTGATGAAGCATATATAGTAAAGGCTCCAAAGATAAAAGAATTCTCGTACGCTCCGTCAATCCTCAATCAGGGTGAGACAGTTCATTTCAAAGTAGTTGCGCAGGATGATCTTGGATTGAGTAAATGCGATTTCTACGTTAACGATATTAAAAGATCTTCCACGACACCTGTTGTTAATACCTTTGAATGGGACTGGATTGCCACAACTCTTGGTGCCCATAATGTAAAAGTTGTTGTTGTAGATTCAGAAGGTTTTACTGCAGAAGCGACAGGTACGGTGATAGTTGTTACTGAAAGACCCATTGCAAAAATTTTGCAACCTGAAGATGGCTTTAGAACGCCTTTTGCGCAGAATATGAGTCTTTCCTTAAATGCCCAGGTTGTTGATACAAATAAACCTTCTGAAGCTTATTTTGATATCAAAGGACCTGTGGATGAGAAAATTCCTGTTGTGGCTACTGGTGATGGACCGGTATACACCTTCAGTGCGAGATGGGAAGTTCAGTCATCTGGTGAGTATCAAATAGATTTCTATTACAAAAACGATATAAACCTGTCAGATGCAACATCTGTTTCTGTGAATATATTGGACCTTGGCGTAGTCTTTGAGCAACCTTTACCTGGACAGCAACATCAATGTGGCTATGAATTGGTCGTGAGAGCTAAGGCAAGCGTTTATCTCACAGAAAAAGAAAAATTCGAAATTTCATACGCTTCGAGAAAATTAGAACTTTCCGTACCAGATCCAATCGTTACAACCTCAACATACAGCATCTATCAAACAACAATACCATCAACGTTCTTCAGTGAGCCAGGAACTTATACATTAAACTTCTCTGGAAAAACAACAGCGGGTGAAGAAGGAGTTGGAAGAACAACAGTCAATGTTGTTGATAGCCAGCCACCAATCATAACACAGGCCAGAGTCAATTCACAGGATATCGTAGAAGGTGGTATCTACGATGTAGCAATGTCAAGTACTCCTACAGTGAACATCGTTGCAAGCGATAACAGACAAATAGCCAGTATCCAGCTACAAAAGAAAATATCCGGTACTTATACAAATTTATCTACCTCAAGTAGCAACACACTTATTTGCGATATACCCCTAAGCAAATTAGATCCGTTTGAAAACTATTTCAAAATAATCGTAACGGACCTTGATAACAACCAAACAACTCGAAACTTCGTAATTTTTGCGTACGAACAGACACCTCCAAAAATAGATTACTTTAGAACCATGCAGCTCTATCCACCTGCCGATATCTACGATATGGGCGCACAGCTTTTGATTCAAATCAGAGGAAGCTTTAACAACAACACACAGTTCAAAGTCACAGATGACACGGGTATAAAGGAAGTCAGAATAAGAATCGTAGATAGTGAAGAAAATGGAGGACTTTACGAACAAACGGTTAAAAAACTGTATGAGTACACCGGGACTATGTTAAAAGAAAAGTTTATAAGTAACCAAGATGTTCCAATGTTTACACCTGCACAGGTTGGTAGCTTCAAAGTCAATCTTGAGGCTGTGGACGTGTTCGATAACACGACTTTGATAGCACAGCAAGATCTTGTTGTTGAAGACCTCACAGCGCCTATCGTCCATCTCGACATACCGGAGGGCAAATATTATGGGACAAACAACGATGGCAAAAAAATAATTAGAACTGTCAGTGATGTGAAGGTTAGCTTTTTGGACAACACCGAGCCGATCTACAAAGTTGAGCTTTGGATCACTGATCCATCAGGTAGAACAGAAAAGATCGGTGAAAAATCAGATCTTGCGACAAACAGCTGGACCTTTGAAAATATATCTTTGACGAGTTATTCCGATGGTATAGCCAGATTCAAGGCAGTTGCAACTACAACAAGCGGTGCGACTGGCGAAGGGGAGATTTCAGTAATTCTGGATAACAAAGAAGAAATAGCTGTAACTATGCAGCTTCCAGATACTGAGACATTTGGTAACAGGAGTATTTATAGAGGCACAATAGAAATCGCAGCTCAGATAACCGGAACAGACGTGCCCCATGATGTGCAGAAAGTAGAGCTATATGTCGACGATATCAAAAAAGCAACCATTACATCGCCTGTAGAAAATGGCGAATATAGATACGTCTTTGCATTAAATACAGCCATTTATAATGATGGAACGCACAAACTTGCTTTGAAAGTATACGATTTTGCTGATAATGAATCAAATATGGAAAATGTCAATTCTTTCAAAGAAGTGCTATTCGATAATAGCGCTCCAACTTTGCTAAGTGATAGTGGGAGGATTTATACGAACGAAGAAAGCATTACTCTTCAAATAGAAGAAAGCTATGGAGTTCAGGAAGCATATCTTATTATCAATGGTGAACCGATCTTACCTCAAAGTAATTTTACTTTTGTGCATGGCTTAAGCCAAAATAGCTCTGCACCATTCTCGCTGTATCTTAAAGACACGGCAGGCAACATTGCAAATTATTCGGGTACTCTTTATTATGATACGCTTCCTCCAAATAATATATCCATAGATTTTGAACCTTCACCCATTGCATCTGGAACAGTTACATTCAATTTGAGTTTCTCAGATAATCTTTCAGGCATGAAAGCACTGAATGTTTACGAAAATGGCTTACTGATAGAAACAATCAATTTGTCACGCGAAGAAGTAAGCAGGATTGTGGAGTACAATCCACCGGAGAACTACGAGGGTTCAAAAACCATTAGATTTGAGATTTACGACAGAGCCAACAACAAAAGCGAAATTAGCCAGGATGTCAGCATCGACACCTTTGCACCAAGAATAAATCAATTCACTTGTGACGCTACTTTTGTGATCGATACCTACTATACCAATCAGGGTAATGTTAATGTGATATGGAATAGTGAGGACGATAATTTCCTTAAAGCAGAACTGACAAAAGGATCTGCTGCTTTTCTTGAAACACAAAGTGGCACACACAGCTTTGGTTTGGATCTCGGAATGAACAACATAAATCTTGCAATTTATGATCAGGTTGGTCATGTAACAAATGGAACAATCGCAATTATGTATGACAATCTATCTCCTATAATAAGTAATGTAGAATTTAATGGTCAATCAATTCATGAGAGCGAAGTGGCCACATCTACTTCTGGCAATAAACCACTGAGGTTTGATGTATCTGAACCATATATTGACTGGGAAAGATGTTTCATTTATGTCAATAATTCTCCTACCCTGCCTGGTGATGAGTGGGAAAAATCTGATGAGGGTGATAACACATATTCTGTTAGCATTTCGGTTAATATAGCTGTTGATTCAACAATTCAGATTGTGCTTAAAGATTATGCTGGTAACAGTAGGAAGTATGAGTTTTCCGTTGATGTTCAATAA